ggaaaaaaaaaaaaaaacatatctcaTGTCATTAAGCACTGAGCAAGGCTGTTCTCTAATAACAAAGCAATAACAAACCTATTTAACAAGACATGATACGCTCACTGGGTTGCCAGTTTGGTAGCTGACTCCCCCAAAACCTTCAGCCACCAGGACAGAGCTGACCAACAACAGAGTGTCCACCTGGCAAAAAATCAACTCAACGCCTACGGCCAGTAGCTTTAGGTGTGGtgaagacagagaagacaggcaACGCCATGCCTGCGCCCGTGCTGCTCTACCGGCAGGTCATCAGAGGATGGTGCAGAAGAACTTCTTCTCCCGGAAAGGGTTCTCGGAGGCGGGGACGGGCATGATGAGGGGGTCCTCACGTATGTGGGCATCGCAGTACGCCATCAGGTCTGCAGCCGCTTTAGAGACCTGAAATGTTTggacaaaaaggcaaaaaggaCGTGATCAGATGATTCTCGGACTAATATAAAAGGATCTTTCATGCTTTACATTACTGAATGAGAAAAGCAATCTTAAATAACTATTTCACAAATTTAAGATGTAGGTGTAGGATCACATGACTCCGTCTCTTTACCTGAAGCTTTGATGATGCCTGGGAACAATTACAATTAAAACTTAGTCACACTTTTCTCCAGCACATACAATATGCtttatttacaacattttaaGCGAGCTTGCCTTCATCAGGGTGGTTTCTGAGGTTGTTTTCTGGGTTTTctgatatattattattattattattattattatcagttaTACAACATACAAAGTTCAAATCGGGCCGTGGACCTTTGCTGcatctctgtttctctccctcttttactCTCATCTCTCCCTGTTACTATCTaagaaaaggcagaaaaatgACCCCAAATTATGAAATACTGCAAAATACAGATGCTGCAAGCGGATTTTCTTTAGATTAATATAAATGTTATGGGTAAAGTGTTAAAGTCCAAGTGTACATTGAAATAGCTAAGCCAAAGTGGACCTGCCATCCATTTAGCCACACCGCTAGCATTAATGGGTTTAGATGATCTTGTATTTTGTGAAGAGCATTTCAAAAagtttattattgtattattgttttgtatttttctatcCTAAAGTAATTATTGTATAGCTGGATAAAGCGTGGAGTACTGGAGAAGAGCGCTTATTCATTTTAATAGACTTGCACTGAAGCTCACGCTGGTCTGCGACCCGCCGTGTGAAGGTGTTTTCATGGCTAAACATGCACCGGATGAGACGCCCAAAACCTGGATGAATGTGGCATGGCTCGTTTTTTTTCCtcgtctgtgtttctgttttgtcgTCAG
This window of the Etheostoma spectabile isolate EspeVRDwgs_2016 chromosome 17, UIUC_Espe_1.0, whole genome shotgun sequence genome carries:
- the gng4 gene encoding guanine nucleotide-binding protein G(I)/G(S)/G(O) subunit gamma-4, producing MKDGIANNSTASISHARKAVEQLKMEACMDRIKVSKAAADLMAYCDAHIREDPLIMPVPASENPFREKKFFCTIL